One genomic window of Kosmotoga olearia TBF 19.5.1 includes the following:
- a CDS encoding FAD-dependent oxidoreductase produces MKRDVIIIGGGPAGLVTATTAKKTYPDKEILIIRKEKVGLVPCGIPYIFGTIGSVDGNIMGTKPAENLGVEFMTAEVTSVDFEAKIVETASGESVQYDKLVFATGSIPVIPKIEGAELSGVYAVPKNKEEIEKVYEAAKKAHNVIIIGGGFIGVEVGDEIRKMGKKVTIIEAKPHLLPAAFDESFGKLMEENLKEKNVVVMTETLVTKILGTDKVEGVELSSGEKLSTDMVIFAVGYKPNTELVKKLPIHLGYSGSIWVDEYMRTSVKDVFAVGDCAEHKDFFTRKPSKLMLASTAAFDARVAGANLYTLKVVRENHGNLGVFSTSVEGLTLGAAGMTYKTACEEGFECVVGEAKSIDRHPGTLPDKSSLYVMLIFSKESGILLGAQIAGGKSVGEMINILGLGLQMGVTANDLVTMQIGTHPLLTSAPTVYPIITAAEAAIRKLRAE; encoded by the coding sequence ATGAAAAGGGACGTTATCATAATCGGTGGAGGCCCCGCCGGGCTTGTTACTGCAACAACAGCAAAGAAAACCTATCCAGACAAAGAAATCCTGATAATCAGAAAAGAAAAAGTCGGACTTGTTCCCTGCGGTATTCCGTACATTTTTGGTACCATAGGTTCGGTTGACGGCAACATAATGGGAACCAAACCCGCAGAAAACCTCGGTGTGGAATTCATGACTGCGGAGGTTACCAGCGTAGATTTCGAAGCCAAAATAGTTGAAACAGCGTCAGGTGAAAGCGTCCAGTATGACAAACTTGTTTTCGCTACTGGTTCCATACCGGTTATCCCAAAAATAGAAGGAGCGGAATTAAGCGGTGTTTACGCAGTTCCAAAGAATAAAGAAGAGATAGAGAAGGTTTATGAAGCGGCTAAGAAAGCGCATAATGTAATAATCATTGGCGGAGGATTCATCGGCGTCGAAGTTGGCGATGAAATCAGAAAGATGGGAAAGAAAGTTACGATAATTGAAGCTAAGCCTCATCTCCTTCCTGCCGCTTTCGACGAATCTTTTGGCAAGTTGATGGAAGAAAATCTTAAGGAAAAAAATGTCGTTGTGATGACCGAAACCCTTGTAACAAAGATTCTTGGAACAGATAAGGTCGAAGGGGTTGAACTTTCCAGTGGTGAAAAACTCTCAACAGACATGGTCATTTTTGCTGTGGGGTACAAACCGAATACTGAACTTGTGAAGAAGCTTCCTATCCATCTCGGATACAGTGGTTCCATCTGGGTGGATGAATACATGAGAACCAGCGTTAAAGATGTTTTCGCTGTCGGAGATTGTGCGGAACACAAGGATTTCTTCACCAGAAAGCCAAGTAAACTCATGCTGGCATCTACAGCTGCATTTGACGCAAGAGTTGCTGGAGCGAATCTTTACACCCTTAAAGTTGTGAGAGAGAATCATGGAAATCTGGGAGTATTCTCAACCTCGGTCGAAGGATTGACGCTTGGGGCTGCTGGAATGACATACAAAACGGCCTGCGAGGAAGGTTTCGAATGTGTAGTTGGAGAGGCAAAAAGCATAGATAGGCATCCTGGTACACTTCCAGATAAAAGCAGCCTTTATGTAATGTTGATCTTCTCAAAGGAGAGTGGAATACTGCTTGGTGCACAGATAGCTGGTGGAAAGAGTGTAGGCGAAATGATAAATATTCTTGGACTTGGCTTACAAATGGGAGTTACGGCTAACGACCTGGTAACCATGCAGATAGGCACCCATCCACTTTTGACATCTGCTCCCACTGTATATCCAATTATAACTGCAGCTGAAGCTGCTATAAGAAAACTTAGAGCTGAATAG
- a CDS encoding PadR family transcriptional regulator, translating into MPGFGRGFGRGRGMWRWWQSAFLLLLIAEKPGHGYELSERLRELGLAKQGISNMGNLYRLLAELEMNGFVIADWDTSAPGPAKKIYRITDSGMMFLDEAASHILEFEKVLSEFKEKYNRLRNRKGEE; encoded by the coding sequence ATGCCTGGTTTTGGTAGAGGTTTTGGCAGAGGTAGAGGAATGTGGCGCTGGTGGCAAAGTGCCTTTTTACTACTTTTAATAGCAGAGAAACCGGGCCACGGCTACGAATTATCCGAAAGGCTTAGAGAACTTGGCCTGGCAAAACAGGGAATCAGTAACATGGGGAATCTCTACCGTCTGCTTGCAGAACTGGAAATGAATGGTTTTGTAATTGCCGATTGGGATACTTCTGCCCCCGGTCCAGCAAAAAAGATTTACCGTATAACAGATTCTGGAATGATGTTTCTCGATGAAGCTGCTTCCCATATTCTGGAATTTGAAAAGGTCCTTTCGGAATTTAAGGAAAAATACAACAGGTTAAGAAATAGAAAAGGCGAGGAATAA
- a CDS encoding LytR/AlgR family response regulator transcription factor codes for MNIKAIVVDDEIIARKAIIELIEDYQNIEVMGEASSAEEALDIIKTKKPNVVFLDIQLPGFNGVEFVELLNRLEEKVLVVFISAYDEYALDAFEVDAVDYLMKPVSPERFAVTVERIEKVLAKEGVLEKVPVKEDNLLEMVDLEEIFYFESMDKKVYLHTKEDELEVYRYNLSELESSLPSFFARVHKSFIVNLKKVRRFSSWPGSRSYFLTLSNGKEIPIGKNYKSKIKKLLHL; via the coding sequence ATGAATATAAAAGCTATCGTTGTCGACGATGAAATAATCGCCAGGAAAGCAATTATCGAGCTTATCGAAGATTATCAAAATATTGAAGTGATGGGCGAAGCTTCTTCGGCGGAAGAGGCCCTGGACATAATTAAAACAAAAAAACCGAATGTTGTTTTTCTCGATATCCAGCTTCCTGGATTCAATGGAGTTGAATTTGTTGAACTGTTGAATCGACTTGAAGAAAAGGTCCTTGTCGTTTTCATATCTGCCTATGATGAATATGCTCTCGATGCTTTTGAAGTTGATGCAGTGGATTACCTGATGAAACCGGTAAGTCCGGAAAGGTTCGCGGTAACAGTTGAACGCATCGAAAAGGTTCTGGCTAAAGAGGGAGTGCTGGAAAAAGTTCCGGTGAAAGAAGATAATCTTCTTGAGATGGTTGATCTTGAAGAGATTTTCTATTTCGAGTCTATGGATAAAAAAGTTTATCTCCACACGAAAGAAGATGAGCTTGAAGTTTATCGTTACAATCTCTCAGAATTAGAATCAAGTCTTCCATCTTTTTTTGCAAGAGTACATAAGTCATTTATTGTAAACCTAAAAAAAGTTAGACGTTTCTCCTCATGGCCAGGAAGCCGTTCATACTTTCTCACTCTTTCCAATGGAAAGGAAATCCCGATAGGAAAGAACTACAAAAGTAAGATTAAGAAGCTCCTCCACCTCTAG
- a CDS encoding DUF5320 domain-containing protein, with the protein MPFGDGTGPMGYGPMTGRGLGWCSTRFYPGRGFSPLRSSVWFNPNAPRYGWTGLRGPGLAWRHGWYGRGAGFGRGYGFGRGWGRGWW; encoded by the coding sequence ATGCCCTTTGGTGATGGAACTGGCCCCATGGGATACGGTCCAATGACCGGACGTGGACTTGGTTGGTGCTCGACAAGATTTTACCCCGGTAGAGGCTTTTCTCCTTTAAGAAGTTCTGTATGGTTCAACCCTAATGCACCGCGCTACGGATGGACAGGGCTCAGAGGACCCGGTCTGGCCTGGAGACACGGATGGTACGGTAGAGGAGCTGGTTTCGGAAGAGGCTATGGTTTCGGTAGAGGTTGGGGCCGTGGATGGTGGTAA
- a CDS encoding LytS/YhcK type 5TM receptor domain-containing protein, with translation MFENIAFILIERVAIITMTIYIIFTFSFSQRHLIIRSKPQSTIFIGILGGVLGIIGTFLGIEYKTAITNYRDMGVIIAAVIGGPISGTISGLIAGLHRMTLGGVTGISCSLATIMVGVLTGFSRKLFGPKLLRPQFVVPLTIGMEFLHLGFVYLVTFPKDIAADIVTTVLLPMVLGNSIGVLLLSLIFRNLQIEKENVTEETTQSMFKIVENTIGLIDKGLNETTARQICETIKKLTSFDAVALTTREKILSHVGAGEDHHTPGNPNLTESTRLTIQKGKARLIKHRSGIGCSHKNCPLFRGILIPIKFTNGETIGTLKLYKTKENDIEKYEITFAKGLGQILSLELELSKTSKEARDNAEARYRQLVAKTDPHFLFNILNALAYLTRHDSEKAREMILKLSEMMRYTLREKRTFVPLDDELSFVRNYLQLMKIRFGELLDFKMEKDLKEPFWIPPFTIQPIVENSIKHGMIPNKKLFVRISVKVKSRNVEILIFDTGKGIENENKLQTGIGLKLIRERLSNLYGEKAHLEVNSKPMKGTTITIRIPESLAKKKVSEIS, from the coding sequence ATGTTTGAAAACATCGCTTTCATCCTGATTGAGAGAGTAGCCATAATCACCATGACCATCTATATTATTTTCACTTTTTCTTTCTCTCAAAGACACCTAATCATACGTTCCAAACCACAATCAACCATTTTTATAGGAATTCTTGGGGGAGTTCTCGGTATCATAGGAACCTTTCTCGGAATAGAGTATAAAACGGCTATAACAAACTATCGAGATATGGGGGTTATAATCGCAGCAGTCATAGGCGGGCCGATATCCGGAACTATAAGCGGCCTTATCGCTGGACTTCACAGGATGACCCTTGGAGGAGTTACCGGGATATCGTGTTCATTAGCAACCATCATGGTTGGTGTTCTAACAGGTTTTTCACGAAAACTCTTCGGGCCGAAGCTTCTACGTCCTCAGTTTGTGGTTCCCTTGACAATTGGAATGGAATTTTTACACCTTGGCTTTGTTTATCTGGTAACCTTCCCAAAAGACATTGCCGCAGACATAGTGACCACTGTTTTGCTTCCAATGGTTTTAGGAAATTCAATCGGCGTCTTATTGCTTTCACTCATATTCAGAAACCTCCAAATAGAAAAAGAGAATGTAACCGAAGAAACCACTCAATCGATGTTCAAAATAGTAGAGAACACGATAGGTCTTATAGATAAAGGACTCAATGAGACCACAGCAAGACAGATATGTGAAACGATAAAGAAATTGACAAGTTTTGACGCTGTAGCGCTCACAACAAGAGAAAAAATCCTGAGTCACGTTGGCGCCGGCGAAGATCACCACACCCCGGGAAATCCAAATCTCACAGAATCCACAAGACTAACCATTCAAAAAGGTAAAGCTAGACTAATAAAACACCGTTCAGGTATTGGTTGCAGTCATAAAAACTGTCCCCTGTTCAGAGGCATTCTCATTCCCATAAAATTCACAAATGGCGAGACTATTGGAACGTTGAAGTTATACAAAACAAAGGAAAATGACATAGAGAAGTACGAGATAACCTTTGCAAAGGGCCTTGGACAGATACTTTCTCTTGAACTCGAACTTTCAAAAACCAGCAAAGAAGCCAGAGACAACGCGGAAGCGCGTTACAGGCAACTTGTAGCCAAAACAGATCCTCATTTCCTTTTCAACATACTCAATGCTCTGGCTTACCTAACCAGGCACGATTCAGAAAAAGCCAGAGAAATGATCCTAAAACTCTCAGAAATGATGAGATATACACTTCGCGAAAAGAGAACCTTCGTTCCTCTGGACGACGAACTCTCTTTTGTAAGAAATTACCTGCAACTCATGAAAATCCGTTTTGGCGAGCTTTTGGACTTCAAAATGGAAAAGGACCTCAAAGAACCATTTTGGATTCCACCTTTTACAATCCAACCGATAGTAGAGAACTCGATCAAGCACGGCATGATACCAAACAAAAAGCTATTCGTAAGAATCAGTGTGAAAGTTAAATCAAGGAATGTCGAGATCTTGATATTCGACACAGGAAAGGGTATAGAAAATGAAAATAAGCTTCAAACAGGTATTGGGTTAAAATTGATAAGGGAAAGATTGTCTAACCTGTACGGAGAAAAAGCCCATTTGGAAGTTAATAGCAAACCAATGAAAGGGACGACCATAACGATAAGAATACCGGAATCACTGGCAAAGAAAAAGGTTAGTGAAATAAGCTAA
- a CDS encoding peroxiredoxin: MEERIPLIGEKFPELKVQTTHGVMKLPDAFKGKWFILFSHPADFTPVCTTEFVAFQKRYDEFKKLNTELIGLSIDQVFSHIKWVEWIKDNLNVEIKFPVIADDTGKVASKLGLIHPGKGTNTVRAVFIVDPEGTIRAILYYPQELGRNVDEILRMIKGFQVSDDKGVAIPANWPNNELIGDEVIIPPASDMETAEKRKEEYQCFDWWFCHKKVD; the protein is encoded by the coding sequence ATGGAAGAAAGAATCCCATTGATAGGTGAAAAATTTCCGGAACTAAAAGTCCAAACAACACATGGAGTTATGAAGCTTCCGGACGCTTTCAAAGGCAAATGGTTCATTCTCTTCAGCCATCCTGCTGATTTTACACCGGTTTGTACGACCGAATTTGTTGCTTTCCAAAAGCGATACGATGAGTTCAAAAAGCTAAACACTGAATTAATAGGTTTGAGCATTGACCAGGTGTTCTCCCACATTAAATGGGTTGAATGGATCAAGGACAATCTTAATGTAGAGATTAAATTCCCTGTAATCGCTGATGATACTGGTAAAGTTGCTTCCAAGCTTGGGCTAATCCATCCCGGAAAAGGGACGAATACTGTCAGGGCTGTTTTTATCGTTGATCCAGAAGGAACCATCCGTGCTATACTTTACTACCCGCAGGAGCTTGGCAGAAACGTTGACGAAATCTTAAGAATGATCAAAGGATTCCAGGTTTCTGACGATAAGGGCGTTGCTATTCCTGCAAATTGGCCCAACAACGAGCTTATTGGTGATGAGGTTATTATTCCACCTGCAAGCGACATGGAAACTGCAGAAAAGAGAAAAGAAGAATATCAGTGCTTCGATTGGTGGTTTTGCCACAAAAAAGTTGATTAA
- a CDS encoding DUF5320 domain-containing protein, translated as MPNGFGRGYGRGYGRGFGRGYGRGYGRMAGWGYGGYGYDYGLERDYFRGPVYDLYGPWGPDPKEEEQMLMEYKAFLEEELAEVEKKLKELQNQGR; from the coding sequence ATGCCAAATGGTTTCGGAAGAGGTTATGGCAGAGGCTATGGACGCGGTTTTGGCAGAGGCTACGGCAGAGGTTACGGTAGAATGGCCGGTTGGGGTTATGGTGGTTATGGATATGATTATGGACTCGAGCGTGATTATTTCCGCGGTCCTGTATATGACCTTTATGGCCCCTGGGGACCCGATCCTAAGGAAGAAGAGCAGATGTTAATGGAATACAAAGCATTCCTTGAAGAAGAATTAGCTGAAGTTGAAAAAAAGCTAAAAGAACTCCAGAATCAAGGGAGGTGA
- a CDS encoding NifB/NifX family molybdenum-iron cluster-binding protein: MKYALPVKDKSLDAEVDDRFARAAFFVIYDSDTEEAEFFENEGTQAHGAGPKMVETLASKGAEVLIAKNVGQNAFSALKQVGMKVLLAKEGTARENIESAMNGDLSALETPGPSHG, encoded by the coding sequence ATGAAGTACGCTTTGCCAGTTAAAGATAAGAGCCTTGATGCGGAGGTTGATGATAGATTCGCAAGAGCAGCCTTTTTCGTTATATACGATTCAGATACAGAAGAAGCGGAATTTTTCGAAAATGAAGGAACTCAGGCTCACGGTGCCGGACCAAAAATGGTTGAAACTCTGGCAAGCAAAGGAGCCGAAGTCCTCATAGCGAAAAATGTCGGTCAAAATGCTTTTTCCGCTTTGAAACAGGTTGGAATGAAGGTTCTGCTCGCTAAGGAGGGAACAGCCAGGGAGAACATAGAAAGCGCCATGAACGGTGATCTCTCAGCACTTGAAACTCCCGGGCCTTCCCATGGATGA
- a CDS encoding DUF362 domain-containing protein — protein MPWVKENDCIGCGLCVQACPVENAIKMKDRKAVIDNSVCTRCGKCFDVCPKNAIHPNSENPFLRGRGIGGGGRGRGRSMGRGFGRGIGRGRGGAI, from the coding sequence ATGCCGTGGGTTAAAGAAAACGATTGTATCGGGTGCGGCCTTTGTGTACAGGCTTGCCCGGTTGAGAACGCAATTAAAATGAAAGACAGAAAAGCCGTGATAGACAATTCCGTCTGTACGCGCTGCGGAAAGTGTTTTGATGTATGCCCCAAAAACGCAATCCATCCCAATTCTGAAAACCCCTTTCTACGTGGAAGAGGAATAGGCGGAGGAGGACGGGGCCGAGGCCGCAGCATGGGACGCGGATTTGGAAGAGGAATTGGTCGGGGGCGAGGCGGAGCCATATGA
- a CDS encoding inorganic diphosphatase: MVVTVMVEIPKGSRNKYEYDKEKKMIRFDRTLFSSVHYPADYGFICDTLALDGDPLDAMVLVSEPTFPGCIIDVVPVGVFKMWDEKGTDEKILCVPVKDPLWNHIENLEQVPPHLLREIENFFSIYKQLENKVTGTEGWERREAAERIIEEAQRRYQEVKKKNK; the protein is encoded by the coding sequence ATGGTTGTTACAGTGATGGTTGAAATTCCCAAAGGTAGCAGAAACAAGTATGAATATGACAAAGAAAAGAAAATGATTCGATTCGATAGAACTCTTTTCTCATCTGTTCATTATCCAGCTGACTATGGGTTCATTTGCGATACGCTTGCGTTAGATGGAGATCCGCTTGATGCCATGGTTCTTGTTTCAGAACCAACCTTCCCCGGGTGCATTATAGATGTAGTCCCAGTTGGTGTTTTCAAGATGTGGGACGAAAAAGGAACTGATGAAAAGATATTATGTGTTCCCGTGAAAGATCCTCTCTGGAATCATATTGAGAATCTAGAGCAAGTTCCGCCACACCTCCTTAGAGAGATAGAAAACTTTTTCTCTATTTACAAACAACTTGAAAACAAGGTCACTGGTACCGAAGGTTGGGAAAGAAGAGAAGCTGCTGAAAGGATAATAGAAGAAGCTCAAAGACGCTATCAAGAAGTGAAGAAAAAGAATAAGTAA
- a CDS encoding ATP-binding protein codes for MVIAVLSGKGGTGKTTIATNLAWTLSRATPVQLLDADVEEPNSHLFFEVKFEHEEQVLLLLPKVNKDKCTLCGECARVCQFGAISVFKTGVMVFDSLCHGCGACSIICPTKAIYEVPKEIGVVKLGKVDENLSFGMGLLNIGEPSGVRVIRQLKKHIDGSRITIIDAPPGTSCPVVETLRGADFALMVTEATPFGLHDLRLAVDVVKEMKIPMGIIVNRASDDYTEVEKFAKEKDIPVLERIPFDRDIAECYSRGLLFTKEDPEWFIRFEKLFDNITGVMKK; via the coding sequence TTGGTAATAGCTGTGCTCAGTGGAAAGGGTGGAACAGGAAAAACTACCATAGCAACAAATCTAGCATGGACTCTTTCAAGAGCAACGCCGGTCCAGCTTCTTGACGCTGACGTAGAAGAGCCGAATTCCCATCTTTTCTTCGAAGTAAAGTTCGAACATGAGGAGCAGGTCCTTCTTTTGCTTCCAAAGGTGAATAAAGATAAATGCACGCTATGTGGTGAATGTGCCAGAGTCTGTCAATTCGGCGCTATATCCGTTTTCAAAACAGGGGTAATGGTTTTTGACAGCCTTTGTCACGGTTGCGGCGCCTGTTCGATAATATGTCCAACCAAAGCAATATATGAAGTACCAAAAGAAATAGGTGTTGTTAAACTGGGTAAAGTAGATGAAAACCTATCCTTTGGAATGGGATTGTTGAATATAGGAGAACCTTCTGGTGTCAGGGTTATACGTCAGTTGAAAAAACATATAGATGGTTCCCGGATAACGATTATCGATGCACCCCCAGGAACTTCCTGTCCTGTTGTTGAAACACTGCGTGGTGCAGATTTTGCCCTTATGGTAACCGAAGCAACTCCTTTTGGACTGCACGATCTAAGACTGGCGGTAGATGTTGTGAAAGAAATGAAAATTCCCATGGGAATCATAGTAAATAGAGCATCTGATGATTACACTGAAGTAGAGAAATTCGCAAAAGAAAAAGACATTCCAGTTTTAGAAAGGATTCCCTTTGATAGAGATATAGCAGAATGCTACTCTCGCGGACTTCTCTTTACAAAAGAAGATCCTGAGTGGTTTATACGCTTCGAAAAACTCTTTGATAACATAACCGGAGTGATGAAGAAATGA
- a CDS encoding NifB/NifX family molybdenum-iron cluster-binding protein: MIIAVPVMNDACLEAKISEHFGHAPYFAFVKVEDNKISSVEIEPNPFEDHGPGEIPEYIYRKGAKVLIARGMGARAKAFFSSFGVEVLTGASGSLKEIIDGYLEGQLKSVNYEPDKKFHNH, translated from the coding sequence GTGATTATTGCCGTTCCTGTAATGAATGATGCTTGTCTTGAAGCCAAGATTTCTGAACATTTCGGGCATGCTCCATACTTTGCTTTTGTAAAAGTTGAAGACAATAAAATTTCTTCAGTGGAAATTGAACCCAATCCATTTGAAGATCATGGACCAGGTGAGATTCCCGAGTATATTTATCGAAAGGGTGCGAAAGTTCTTATAGCTCGGGGAATGGGTGCTAGAGCTAAAGCTTTTTTCAGCAGTTTTGGTGTTGAAGTGTTGACAGGCGCAAGTGGTTCTCTAAAAGAAATTATTGATGGTTATCTTGAAGGGCAGTTGAAAAGTGTTAATTATGAACCTGATAAGAAGTTCCATAATCATTGA
- a CDS encoding ATP-binding protein, whose amino-acid sequence MKQIAIVSGKGGTGKTTLSGSLSYLFDNHVMADCDVDAPNLHLLMKPETLEIHEYIGGKKAEINDTCIACGICERTCRFDAIRPGNPYSVDPYACEGCGACVLTCPINAISLNDNRSGVYYLSKVDDLPLSHALLDPGEETSGGLIAEVRKLALKAAEDEKRETIIIDGSPGIGCAATSSITGANYVVIVAEPTVSGLHDLDRIVQTVRHFRRKFGIVINKFDLNLDKTQEIIDWCKKENIEILGKIPFDPMVREATIKAEPVVINENSKAAKAIREIYKKIKDQLS is encoded by the coding sequence ATGAAGCAAATAGCCATCGTCAGCGGAAAAGGTGGAACGGGGAAGACGACTCTTTCAGGTTCGCTTTCATATCTTTTCGATAATCATGTAATGGCTGATTGTGATGTGGACGCGCCGAACCTTCATCTTCTTATGAAACCAGAAACACTTGAAATTCATGAGTATATCGGCGGGAAAAAAGCTGAAATAAATGATACTTGTATTGCTTGCGGCATATGCGAACGAACCTGCCGCTTCGATGCCATAAGACCTGGAAATCCTTATTCTGTGGATCCATACGCCTGTGAAGGTTGTGGAGCATGCGTTCTCACCTGCCCGATAAATGCAATCTCCTTAAATGACAACCGTTCTGGTGTTTATTACCTTTCGAAAGTCGATGATCTTCCGTTAAGCCATGCACTACTCGATCCCGGGGAAGAAACCTCCGGTGGATTGATAGCCGAAGTAAGAAAATTGGCCTTGAAGGCTGCAGAAGATGAGAAAAGGGAAACGATCATAATAGATGGCTCCCCAGGTATCGGATGTGCCGCTACCTCTTCTATTACTGGAGCGAATTACGTTGTTATTGTTGCGGAACCTACAGTCTCAGGGCTCCATGATCTCGACAGAATTGTTCAAACTGTCCGTCATTTTAGAAGGAAATTTGGGATCGTGATAAACAAATTTGACCTCAACCTGGATAAGACCCAGGAGATTATTGACTGGTGCAAAAAAGAAAACATTGAGATTCTTGGGAAAATACCTTTCGATCCCATGGTACGTGAAGCGACTATAAAAGCGGAACCCGTAGTTATTAACGAAAATTCAAAAGCCGCCAAAGCAATAAGGGAGATATACAAAAAAATCAAAGATCAACTTAGTTAG
- a CDS encoding radical SAM protein, translating to MNHPNARNKNSRHVYGIVPSRRLGRSLGVSTVPFKVCNYSCVYCQLGRTTKVCNTRQSFYPTNEILGELEEFLKVHNENEYDVITLVSEGEPLLYRPIDIIISGIKRLSKKPVVVITNGSLFYDENVRNEVRQADIIMPTLDAWDDESFKRINRPFGKLSFEEVYKGLLELRNLFPGEVWLEVMLVKGLNDSKEQLERLTERIARLKPDRVYVNVPLRPPAEPWVEKPDEVTIKQARELFNAISIEKGAPGKFVSPESDAESALLEIIKRHPMSKSDICSFLEQRKINSEQFLREFESLGHVKKIVYNGTVFYRFIKEG from the coding sequence ATGAACCACCCCAACGCCAGAAATAAGAATTCGAGACATGTTTATGGAATCGTCCCTTCACGAAGACTGGGAAGATCCCTCGGTGTGAGCACCGTTCCTTTCAAGGTCTGCAATTATTCCTGTGTTTACTGTCAACTTGGAAGAACCACGAAGGTGTGTAACACAAGACAGAGCTTTTATCCTACAAACGAAATTTTGGGTGAACTCGAAGAATTTTTAAAAGTACACAATGAGAACGAATATGATGTTATAACCCTCGTTTCGGAAGGAGAGCCGTTGTTGTATAGACCCATAGATATCATAATATCCGGGATAAAGAGATTATCAAAAAAACCCGTTGTGGTCATTACCAACGGCTCTTTATTTTACGATGAAAATGTAAGAAATGAAGTCAGACAAGCGGATATTATAATGCCCACTCTTGATGCCTGGGATGACGAAAGCTTCAAGCGCATTAACAGGCCCTTCGGCAAATTGAGTTTCGAGGAGGTTTATAAAGGCCTTCTTGAATTAAGAAATTTATTCCCGGGTGAAGTATGGCTCGAGGTCATGCTTGTAAAGGGGCTTAATGACTCTAAAGAGCAATTAGAAAGATTAACTGAGCGAATCGCAAGACTAAAACCTGATAGGGTGTATGTCAATGTTCCGCTACGCCCTCCAGCAGAACCATGGGTTGAAAAGCCCGATGAGGTAACGATAAAACAGGCACGAGAGTTATTCAATGCTATAAGCATTGAAAAAGGTGCTCCCGGAAAATTCGTTTCTCCCGAGAGTGATGCTGAAAGTGCTCTTCTGGAGATTATAAAGCGCCATCCAATGTCAAAAAGTGATATATGCAGTTTTTTGGAACAAAGGAAAATTAACAGCGAACAATTCCTGAGAGAGTTCGAAAGCCTTGGTCACGTAAAAAAGATTGTCTACAATGGAACTGTATTCTACAGATTCATAAAGGAGGGATAA